The Pseudomonadota bacterium nucleotide sequence CATCGAATATTTTCATCAGACATTTGGCCTGGCTCACTTTTTCCTGAGGCGCCATTTCCAGACCCAGCTGATCGAGCTGGGCATGAAGATTCTCAAGGGAATTTAGACTTTGGTGATCAATGCCGGTATATTTTTCTATGGCCTCGATGACGGTCAGATGGTCCCAGGGTGGACTGAGGCTGATTTCCATTCCCTGGTAGCTGAGTCTTTCTCCTCCTTTAATGGCTCGGCAGAGGGAAACAAACAGCTCTTCAGTAATACTCATCAGATCAAGGTAGGTGGCATAAGCCTGATAAAATTCAATCATGGTAAACTCAGGATTGTGCTTGATTGAAATCCCCTCGTTGCGGAAATTGCGATTGATTTCGAAAACCCTTTCAAACCCACCGACAACCAATCTTTTGAGGTATAGCTCCGGAGCAATCCGCAGGTTCAAATCAAGGTTTAAAGCATTATGATGGGTTGTGAATGGGCGGGCTGTAGCCCCGCCGGCCACGGCCTGCATCATCGGGGTTTCGACCTCAAGGTAGTCTTTCTCCTTGAAGAAGGCACGAATAAAATCAATTATTCGGGTTCTGGTGATGAAGGTCTCACGGACCTCACGATTGACGATCAGATCGACATAGCGTTGCCGGTAGCGGGTCTCGATGTCTTTGAGGCCATGCCATTTTTCCGGCAGGGGGCGCAGGGATTTAGTCAGGAGTTTGATTTCGGCGGCCATTACCGTTATTTCTCCGGTTTTGGTTTTGAAAACCGTGCCTTTGATTCCCACGGTGTCGCCGATGTCGAGGAGTTTAAAGATCTGGTAGCCTTGATCACCAAGCAGGTTTTTGCGGATATAAATTTGGATTTTGGCGCTGCGATCCTGAAGATGGGCGAAGGCGGCTTTGCCGAAATGGCGCAGTGAAACTATGCGTCCCGCGATTAATACCGGAATCGCGCTCTCATCTAACGCTTCAGTCGCGAGAGCCTGGTATTCGTCAAGGATGGCGGCAGCCGTGGCCGAAGGGGTAAAGTCGTTGGCAAAGGGATTAACTCCCAGTTCTTTGAGCTGATCAATTTTTTTCAGGCGTTGTTGCCGTAAGCTGTTGTCATTATCCAGGTTCATCTTTTGAGTTACCTTGTCTGATTTAATTTAAGCCGGCTTCCAGTCTTCGCGACAATCAACGGTATTTCCCCAGGGCCTCGAGCTCGGCTGCGGCTTCATCGGCAAAAAGGCCTCGAGGTTGCAGTTTGAGCACCTCGTCAAAAGCGGCGGCGGCCTCGGCTGATTCACCAAGAGCTCGGGCGATTTTCGCTTTTCTCAGCCAGACTCCGGGATGGGTGGGTGATAAGATCCTGGCCTGCTCAATTTCCAGGGCCGCCGCCTCAAATCTATTCAGATCAAAGTAGAGCCGGCTCAGTTCATAATGTGAAGGAAAATAATCGGCTTTTATGGCGAGCGCCTTCTGATAGCATGCCAGGGCCTGTTCAGGTTTACCTTGAAGTTGGTATAGGTAACCCAACTGATGAAAAGCTTTTTCCGGAGTTCGGTAAAGGGGATTGCCGGCGGCTTTAGCCAAGGCTTTTTCGGCTTCGGCATAGTGCTTCTGCTGGGTGTAGACGGCTCCCAGGGTGTTGTGAGCCTCGGCATATTCCGGGTCAATCGCCAAGGCGGCCTGCAGGGCCGGTACGGCATCCGCAGGATGATTTTCGGCTAGAGCGACAATGGCTTCGATATAAAAGATTCGTTTATCTTCGATGCCGCTCGTCTTTATCCGGGCCAGTTTTTCCTTAAGCTGCTGGTAATCGTGAGCTGCGAAAGCCATCAGCAGGTCTTCATAGGTCTCCTCCGCTAACCGCTGAGGCTCGGTCGAGCTGGGAGCATGACCGCAGGAGAGCAGAAACGAAAGTAAAAAAAAAGCGGTCAATTTTCGCACTGAAGTTTTTTTCATGCTTGGTTCCGCAGGGTGAGCAGCCTTTCTTCGGCCCAGGGTTTGAAAACCGAGTTTTGCAACCGTTGAATCATATTGTCATAATTTGCTGCCGCTTTTTCCACCTGACCGTTTTTTTCATAACTCAAACCCAGAAGAATATAGAGATCCTCGGTAATAAATGAGCGCTGGCTTTGTAGTTGTTCCAGGATTGAAATGGCGGAGGTATAATTTTTTTCTTCAAATGCAATTATGGCCAGGGAAAAATCCTCCAGATCCCGAATCCGGCGGTTGCTGTTCTTTCTTTTTCCTTGGTAAAAGGTAACCGCTTCCTGATGTTGGCCGGAACGGTATTTAAGATTTCCGCTTAAATACTCGGCCAGCGGCCGGGCGGAGCTGCTGGCGTAGGTGGTGATGATGGATTGCAATTTCTGCTCTACGGTGGCGTTCGGGGCGGAACTGGCCAAGGCGTAAAGCGCTTGGTTGAGTAAATTTTTGGCCTTTTGCTCAGTGCTGCATTTGTACCAGTATGCCCCAATAGCTGTGGCCAAAAGCGCGATCACAATGATTGATGTTAGGGTGATGATTCTGCGGTAATGGCTGATGTAACTCAGAGTTGAATAGGTTGTTTTGATAAAGACATCTGGTTCCCGCAGTTCCCTGCGGACGGAAATTTTCCCTTTTGACATTTGTTGGTATCCTTTATGTAAGCAATGACTATAATTGTTCCGCTCGGAAGATGCAGAAAGAACCGCTTGCGCTTGTCGCAATGCCCCTGAACCGACGCCGCCGTGATTATGAATAAAAACTAATAAATACTGGAAAAGCAAGTGTTTGCGAAACTTGGTTACTTAACATATGAAAAAAAATGAATCAATGAAAAAGCAGAGTGGTGGATAAAAACATCACCTGCAAAAAAACTTGTGATAGTCTGTCTGTCTGAGTGTGCTGTCGGAGACCGGCTATGAGCGAGGTCGTTTTAGCCAAGAATAGAAAGCCCAACATTAAACACTTTAATGTTGGGCTTTGACTTTCGCAGCCATTGCCAGCCGCCGGAAGGAATCTGATCCTGGTGACGTCTGGTTTATGAGCCGTTAAGCTTTGGCCGGCTCTTCTTTGTTGTCGGTTGCGGTTTTTTTTGATGCAGCTCGCGACTTCGTGGATTTTGCCCGAGTCGTGGTCTCGGCGTCAGGTTTTGCATCGCCAGCGCCGGTTGTCGTCGAAGGGTTTTCCGGTGCGGCCGGCGGGGAGTCAGCGACAGTTGCCGCAGGCTCCTGCGGGTCGGCTGCCGGAGAAGTTGAATCTTCGATTCGACAGCTGTGGCGACAGGTATCATTCACAGGTGGGGCCTCAGCCTTTATTTCATTGATTTCATCAATGATCATTTCCTGTTCTTGATCAAGGTCGGCGATAGTCAGAAGTAATTGGGAAATCTCGTCTTTTTCCCAGATGTCTTCATCCTGTTGCAGGGCCTTGAAGATGTATACTCTCTCTCCCAGGTGGCGCAGCTGCTGTTTGCGGCGGTTACTGATGGCCATCAGTTTGACTTTGCGGCTCGCTAGTCTGCACAATTTGCCCATCTGGTAACTGAAGCCCTTCATTGTGACATTGCCCATACCTTCCTCCTGAAGTATATTTTGCCGGTATAGCTAGTGAAAACAGCTATGCTTGTCAAGTTTTTTTTTATTTTTCAGTTGTTTTTTATTTTTATCCGTGTTGATATATCTTATCGGGGGAACGCTTTTGAAGGTTTTACTAAAACTATGCGGTGCCATGAGCGCCGTCGCAGTGAATTCAGGTTTTTGGAAGAGGTTGGTTCGGGCCGGACAAGAAGGGTGGATTTTATGGCAGTAAATGAAGAGGTCTGGGTGGTTATTCCAGCCCGTTACCAGGCTCGGCGTTTTCCAGGAAAATCTCTGGCTTTGTTGTGTGGCAAGGCGATGGTGCTCTGGGTTCTGGAGGCTTGCCGGGCGGCCCGTCTGCCTGACCAGGTGGTGGTGGCCACCGATGATAGGAGGATTGCCGAGACGGTTGAAGCGGCTGGAGGACGGGTCGTGATGACTGCTTCTTCGCATCCAAGCGGTACGGCTCGTTTGGCTGAGGTTGCGCATAGGCATCCTGAAGTCAAATGGTTTATTAATGTTCAGGGCGATGAACCGGGGATTGAGCCCGGTCTCGTGGATCGGGTTATTCGGCGTCTCCAAGAACGGAGTGACCCCGGCCTGGTGGTTTCGGCGGCCGCTGAACTTCAGCAGAAGATTGATTACCATTCGCCTCATGTGGTTAAGGTGGTTTTCGATTTTGTTGGAAAGGCTCTCTATTTTTCACGTTCCGCAATCCCTTTTTACCAGGATCTGGAAGTCGCCTGCCGGGGGTTTCAGGGTGGTTGTCCGGGAGTGTATCAGCATCTTGGGGTTTACGGCTATAGTGGCGAGTTTTTACGCAATCTGCAACATCTGCGTCCCGGGGTACTGGCGGGGGCCGAGAACCTGGAGCAGCTGAACTGGCTGGAAAACGGGGTGCCGATCGAGATTCTGACCTGCGCTTCAGCCTGGGGAGGAATCGATACCCCTGAGGAACTGGAACGGCTGGCCGCAAAATGGTCTGAAAATAACCGTGGATTTGTTGGCGAACGGTATGAATGACTGGATTGAAATCGAAAACGACAGCCATCATGTTCGTCGGGAACGGGAAAAAGCCCGGCAGCTGAGGGCTAGTCATTTCTGGCAGAGGCTTGTCCAGGAAGGGATTTGTCATTACTGCGAAAGGCG carries:
- the lysS gene encoding lysine--tRNA ligase, whose translation is MNLDNDNSLRQQRLKKIDQLKELGVNPFANDFTPSATAAAILDEYQALATEALDESAIPVLIAGRIVSLRHFGKAAFAHLQDRSAKIQIYIRKNLLGDQGYQIFKLLDIGDTVGIKGTVFKTKTGEITVMAAEIKLLTKSLRPLPEKWHGLKDIETRYRQRYVDLIVNREVRETFITRTRIIDFIRAFFKEKDYLEVETPMMQAVAGGATARPFTTHHNALNLDLNLRIAPELYLKRLVVGGFERVFEINRNFRNEGISIKHNPEFTMIEFYQAYATYLDLMSITEELFVSLCRAIKGGERLSYQGMEISLSPPWDHLTVIEAIEKYTGIDHQSLNSLENLHAQLDQLGLEMAPQEKVSQAKCLMKIFDEKVESQLIQPTFITDYPVAISPLSRRNDSNPEVTDRFELFIAGREIANAFSELNDPIDQKERFEQQLREKVVGDTEAHQFDADYLRALEYGLPPTAGEGIGIDRLVMLFTDAASIRDVILFPLLKPEQ
- a CDS encoding tetratricopeptide repeat protein; protein product: MKKTSVRKLTAFFLLSFLLSCGHAPSSTEPQRLAEETYEDLLMAFAAHDYQQLKEKLARIKTSGIEDKRIFYIEAIVALAENHPADAVPALQAALAIDPEYAEAHNTLGAVYTQQKHYAEAEKALAKAAGNPLYRTPEKAFHQLGYLYQLQGKPEQALACYQKALAIKADYFPSHYELSRLYFDLNRFEAAALEIEQARILSPTHPGVWLRKAKIARALGESAEAAAAFDEVLKLQPRGLFADEAAAELEALGKYR
- a CDS encoding tetratricopeptide repeat protein is translated as MSKGKISVRRELREPDVFIKTTYSTLSYISHYRRIITLTSIIVIALLATAIGAYWYKCSTEQKAKNLLNQALYALASSAPNATVEQKLQSIITTYASSSARPLAEYLSGNLKYRSGQHQEAVTFYQGKRKNSNRRIRDLEDFSLAIIAFEEKNYTSAISILEQLQSQRSFITEDLYILLGLSYEKNGQVEKAAANYDNMIQRLQNSVFKPWAEERLLTLRNQA
- the kdsB gene encoding 3-deoxy-manno-octulosonate cytidylyltransferase, producing the protein MLVKFFFIFQLFFIFIRVDISYRGNAFEGFTKTMRCHERRRSEFRFLEEVGSGRTRRVDFMAVNEEVWVVIPARYQARRFPGKSLALLCGKAMVLWVLEACRAARLPDQVVVATDDRRIAETVEAAGGRVVMTASSHPSGTARLAEVAHRHPEVKWFINVQGDEPGIEPGLVDRVIRRLQERSDPGLVVSAAAELQQKIDYHSPHVVKVVFDFVGKALYFSRSAIPFYQDLEVACRGFQGGCPGVYQHLGVYGYSGEFLRNLQHLRPGVLAGAENLEQLNWLENGVPIEILTCASAWGGIDTPEELERLAAKWSENNRGFVGERYE